The window CTTCAATCTGGCGCACCTTATACGGAGTGTACTGGCCCCTGGCCCACATCAGTTCCTGGGCGTACTTGGCCAGGGTCACGCCCTCGTTCGCGAGCCAGACGGCGGGGCTCGACTCCAGCACCCGCTGGACGTGGACGTCGAGGTTATCCACCTCAACCGGCCTAAACTCCACGCTATCCACCAGCACCGGGCGGTACTGCGGCCAAAAACCGGTAAGCTGGTTCAACCCCTCGTAGGCGGCGTCGAGTTCGTTCCGGGCCGCCGCCAGCCCGGTGCGCGCCCCTGCCAGCGCCGCCTCCGCGCCGGCCAACGCCACTTGCGGCGACATTCCCGGGGCCGACATTCCCACCCGCGCCAGCGCCCTGGTCTTGCGCAGGGCCAATTCCGCCTTGCGGACGCCCGCTTCGGCCGCCCGCACCTTCTCCTTGGCTTTAAGCACGTCCCAGTACTTCCGGCAGGTGCTCAGGACCAGGCGGTCTTCTTCCACGTTCTGGGTGCGCTTGCTCATCTGCCAGTTAAGGTCGGCGGAAAGGAGCGAGTACCAGGCTATTTCCACCCGGGGGTCATAGCTTCCGCCGCGCACCGGGGTGAAAGTCAGTTGGTCAGCAGCCTGCCGGCGCAGCTCTTCCGCCTTGTCCACGTCCAGACCGGCCTTCTTTAGCGCCGCGCTCTGCCTGATGGCCAGCGTGACGGCCTCGTTCAGGGTCAGTTCCGGGGTGGCCGGCTCCTTGGCCCATCCGGCGGGGACTAGAAACATCCAGGTGGCAGCGATGACGGTAAAAAGCAGCACTAGGACGCGGCGCATAAGCTTTTCCCCTCCACAAACTAGTTAATCTGGTTAATCATTCACTGACTAAAGCATATCCCGGCCACACGGCCACGTCAACCCTTTGGCCGCAATTCCGCCCAGGAAAGCCGACCCCGGCCCGCTTTTAGGGGGCCGGGGTCGGACTGCTTATGCTTTGCTGAGTTTGTTGCTGCTTACAGCTCCATCGTCACGGTCTGGGTGGTGGCGTCCCACAGGACGCTCGCCCCGAAGGCGGTGGCGATATGGCGGAAGGGAAGCATGGTCCGCTTGTTGGTGATCTCCGGAGCCACGTCGATGGCGACGCGGGCGCCGTTGATGACCACGGCCTTCTGACCGACGGTGAACTGCACGACCCGGTCACCCTTGATCAGGGTGGCGGTGCGGGTGGCGTTGTCCCAGAAGATGTTCTCCTCCGCGACGCCCAGCGCCTGACCCGCGAAGCGGATCGGCAGGTAGGTGCGGCCGTCCTTGACGTACGGCGCGACATCCATCGTGGCCTCCACACCGCCTACCGTGTAGGTGGTGGAACCGATCACGAAGGCGGCGGTCCGCTTGGTCTCAGCCGGAGCCGGGGTGACCACGTTGGCCAGTGCCACCTTGGCTACGCAACCGGCAGCCGGGAAGGTAGTAGCGGTTTGGTTGATGGCGTCACCATTCACGTCAAAGACAATCGGTCCAACGGGGACAGTGCGGTCGACAGTAATTGCCACGTCGGAAACGGCGATGGTGCTGGCGACTGTGCTGTCGCTCCTGATCACAATTCTCAGTTCACCGCCTGTGACAGTGACACTGTCAATCCTCAGGTCGCCAGAAGTAACCTCAACCTTAGGAACCTTCGCAAAGCTGACGCCGTTCGGCCCGGCAACGGTAAGCATGCGAGGAGTTCTGTCAATGGCTCCCTTTCTGCTTTCAACGATGGTGAAGTTACCGGCAGCCTGGTTCTTCTGCCCGATAATCACATCAGGCGTAGCCGCACTGACAGTGACCGGGGCCAGAACGTTGGCCACCTTGAGCGTGCCGGTAGCGCCGGACTGGCCGGAGAACTCAAGGTTCAAGTCACCAACTGTATCGGCAGCCAAAGTGACTCTCCCATCCCTCAACAGGATTTCGGCCGCTGTTGCCGAACTTCCAGCGGTGATCGGCACTCTGAGCGTCCGGGTATCCACCGCTACGAGAGCACCAAGCGTAATGTCGCCTTTTTCAACCACGACCGTCGGGTTGGTGTTCCACACAGCGTTGTCAGGCAACTTGAAGGTGATGCTACGTCCCGCAATCAGGCTTCCGGGTACGGCTTCTTTCACGTAGAAGTCGCCGATCTTCTGAGCGGCACGCCCAGCCAGAGCATCCTCAACGGTCTTCGCTGAAACCGAAACGCCGAATTCGGCATACTTGGCAACCAACAGAGAATTAACATTCGTGCTGCTGGCACCGCCAATGGTTGCCGTCACATCGCCAAACTTGGCCAATGTTTCCGAAGGCGTGATGGTCGCCGTAACCCTTAGGAACATCCTCGGAGCTGTAACGCCGGTACGGACTACCCGCAGCTTGCGGGTATCACCAGGGACGACGGAAACGCCAATACCGTCAACACCAGGCGGCAGGCCGGTAGCAACGTTGATAATACTGGCTCCTGACCAGTCGAAACCGGTGGGAAGAGCAAACTCTAAGGAGTTGACGGCATCGACAGCAAGGCCACCCGCGATGTTCTCCTGTATATTGATTGAAACGGCTCTGCCGGCCAGACCCATCGTCGGGGTGCTGACCATCGAAACGCTTACTTGGCCGCTCGGGGCCTTACCGACTACCACACTGCCGTCGGGCAACTGGCCGGACAGGCTGGTGATGGTGCACGTAATGTCCCCACTCGCCGCTGCGGTGGTGACACCCGTAATGGGAACCGTGATCTTAACGTCGGTCAACAAACCACTGGCGGCCGAAGTGGTCAAGTCAAGGCGAAACTCCTGATTACCCAAACGCGCTACAGTAATGGTATCAGGCGGGGCTAAGGCCGGGGAGATGCTTGGAGTCGCCAGGACGGCCGGTAAGGTAACGCTCGAGGGTAGCCGGAACACGGCGGAATGCGTTCCAACTCCAAGCGCATCAATAGCGATAAAGATGGTGCCCAGATCGACGGTTGTTCCCGGCGCTGTGGTCTGAGGCACTGAAGGCGCCGTCAGCGCACTGTACGTTGTCGCCGCACCGGCCGGCACAGCCAGCGGGAGCATGATACTTAGTACGAAGATTAGGGTGAGCAGGATGGTGAGTTTCTTGCTCCTGATTTTGTACACCTATGTTTCCCTCCTTAAGATAAAGTATTTAAGGCACTTTGGGTTCTGAAACTCGTTTGGTGTTTCCGCGGTCTGTTGTTCGGACATCCCTCCTTTTCCTCCGTGCATACTTGCGGCCGACCCGCTGACCCGCTAAAGTAGGCACCCAGTGCCACCGGGTACCCCGCGGCGCGGGGCCGGCGCGAAAGGTGCTGCGCCTTTATCTGGAAGCGGCGGCCGCTGACCCGCTTTGCGGGTACCCCTGGCGGTCCCCGCCTCGCATTCCCTGGGTGCTCCGGCAGGCTTTGGACGGGCTGCCGGGACGTGCATCAACTGGTTGACGGGCGGCTAACGAGTGATATTCTGCGTTTGCTGCCATAATTCCTGCTGCGTTGGTCGGATGCTTCCAGATTTACCTGGGTAGTTAGACAGCGGGGGCGCGGGGAAAGTTCCCCGGCGGCGAAAAAATTTTTACCGGGAGCGTTAGTGGTTCCGGAGACAAGCTCATCTGGGTCCTCAACCCGGACGGCAGTATCCAACTGGGAAAAAACAGCGGCCGGCCGCGCCCGAGAATATCTTCCAAATCCCCGCGGCTCTCCGGCTTTCGCCGAACGCAGCACGTAGAACTAATGAGGGCGTCGCGGTGTATAAGGGAAGGAGACTTGGGCTTTTCCGTTGTGCTATTGACTAATCACGGATGAATGTGTAATAATGAATGTGTAATCTACGGTAAGGAGCGACGGAGATGCGTAGAATGCAGGTCGTAGTTGAAGAATGGCAGTACGAGGTTTTGCGGGCAATCGCCGCGCGGCAGGGGAAATCGGTATCGGCTGTCTTGAGGCAAATTATCGCCAGCCAGGTAAGCAAAACCTCTGGCAAAGACCCCCTGCTGGAAGTTGCCGGGTTAGCCCAGGCGCCACCGGAAAAAGACCTGGGTAGTGAAACAATTGACGAACGCCTCTATAAGGCGTGAGTAAAATGCGCCAGATATTCGTAGACACCAGCTTTTGGTACGCTCACGCCTTTGCCGGTGACGCCCATCACCGGGAGGCGGCAGCTTTTCTCAGCCACGTGCCTGCTCCCCTTGTAACTTCTAACTTCGTTTTCGACGAATTAATGACTATCCTGCGGTATGATTTCGGCCACCATGTAGCCGTGAAATACGGGAAACACCTGCGGGAGAGCAAGATTTGCACTCTGGTACGCCTGAACGCCGAGGATGAAGAAACAGCCTGGGCGCTTTTCCTCAAGTACAGCGATCAGAATTTCCGTTTTACCGACTGCACCAGCTTTGCTCTCATGCGCCGCCTGGGGATTAACGAGGCAGCCGCTTTTGACGGTCATTTTGATGCTGCCGGTTTCACCCGCTTACCCGCGGTACCGCTAAGAAAAAAGCCGCCGAAGTAAAGGTAATAGAGCGAACTATACAACACCCGAAGACGCATGATCCGAAAAGCGGTTCAACAATCCATAGCTGTGGAGCGCATGAAATCCATAACCGTAAAATTGGATGAAGCCACTTTCCGGCAGTTGCAAGAAGCGGCGGAAGCCGGGGGGATCAAAAACCAGAGTGAACTGGTGCGTCGCGCCTTAAAGACCTATCTGGCAAGAGAATCGCTGGCGGCCAGGAAACAGGCGGTCGCCGATTATGCGGCCGATGCCGGCGCTCAGCAGGAAGCGGTCGGTCTGGCGGAAACCGGCCTCGATGATCTGAAGGACTACCTTGAACAGATTGAGGAAGGGGATGCATAGGCCTGTCCGCCGGGGAGACATATATCGGATCGCTTTGGGCGATACGAAGGGCCACAAGACGCGAGGCTCTCATTATGCGGTGGTGGTACAGGCCGATTTGTACAATGTTTTGAGTACCGCGTTGGTTGTCCCGCTTTCCAGTTCCGTTAAACGCCCGGCCCCATTTCACGTCCCCCTGCAGGTTCTGGGGAAGCGTACTTATGCCCTGGTGGAGCAATTGCGGGCGGTGGACGTAAACCGCCGGCTCAAAGAACACATCACCAGTATAATTGATTCTGGGATTGCACGAAGATTACCGCTGGCTGTAATAGGCCGGGTTGCCCCCCCACGTGCAGATATTTGCGGATATTTTTCGTCCGTCCCCGCCGGGGGGAGGTGGAAATAATTAAGCCCTTTCCAAATGGAAGGACATGTACTAAATTATTAAACAGGTAAAGTAAAAGAAATATTTACAAATTGATTAACCGGGCCGGAACTTTTTTTTCTGCCGCAATGTCAAATGAGGTAAGTTAGAAGGTTCCGCGCGCCCAGGGGAGTGCTTCCCCTTTGGACGACGTCAAGACGCTGGTCCGGCGCTCGCAAGCCGGCGATACCGCCGCCTTCGAGGAGCTGGTCCGGCTGTACCAGGACAAGATATACGCGCTGGCCTGCCACCTCGCTGGGAACCAGGCCGACGCCGAGGATCTGGCGCAGGAGGCCTTCGTGAAGGCGTATTATGCCTTGAAGGGCTTCCGCAACGAGGCCGACTTCGGCACCTGGCTGCACCGGATCACGGTGAACCAGTGGATAAACCTCAAGCGGCGGGAGCGGCCGACCCTCTCCCTCGACGAGCCGGTGCAGACCGGCGACGGCGAGGTGCAGCGGGAGCTGGCGGCGGCGTCCGCGGAGCCGCAGGAGGCGCTGGAGCGCAAGGAGTTCCAGCGGTTCGTGCGGCGGGCGCTGGGGGAGATTTCCCGGGAGCACCGGGTGGTGCTGGTGCTGCGGGAGATGCACGACTACAGTTACGAGGAGATCGCCCGTGTCCTGGACTGTTCCCTGGGCACGGTGAAGTCCCGCATCAGCCGGGCGCGGACGGCCCTGAAGGAAAGGGTGGGGGCGCTGGCCCGGGAGGCGGGCGTGGCGCTCCCGGTCGAGCGGGAACGCCGGGGTGGTGACGAACGGTGAAGTGCCTGGAGGCGAGACAACTTTTTTCGGCGCACCTGGACGGGGAACTGGCCCCGGCCGAGGGTGAGCTTTTGCGGGCGCACCTGGCGGAGTGCGGCGCTTGCGCCGCCGATTTCGAACTGGAGCGTGCGGTGTCGCTGGTGCTCCGGGAGAGCGCCGTGGCCGACCCGCTGACCCGCCAAAGCGGGTACCCCCGGGTGCCCCGGGCGCCGGAGGGCTTCGCCCGGGGCGTGACCGCGGCCATCGAGAAGCGGCGGCGGGGCCGGGCGGTCGGGTGGTTCGGCGGTTGGCGACCGGCCTTGGCGGCGGCGGCCGCTTCCCTCTTGATCGCCGCCGGCGCGCTGGGTTACGGGGCACAGCAGTGGCTCGCCCGGGGGCCGGTGATCGCCCAGCATGATCTGCCGGGCGCGGTCGGCGAAGTAACCGCGCCGGCGGGTGACGTGCCGGCGGCGCCGGTGACCGAGAGCCCGGGCGGTACGGGTCAGGGTGGAGAGACGCCGGGCGTTGCGCCGGCCGGCGAGCGGGCCGGGCCCGGCCAGGCACCGGTCACCAAGCCGGATGCGGCGCCGGAAACCCGGCCGGACCGGGAACCGGGGCGCACCCAGGTGGCGGTGGCGCCGGTGGAACAAAAGGTGTTTTTGAACAAGCCCCGGAGTATTGAAAGCACGCTGATCAAGCTGAACGTGGACCACCCCGCGCAGGTACGGAATCAGGCGCTGCTCGTCGCCGGAGATGCGGGGGCCGCGCTGCAGTCGCAGGCGGCACAGTCCGGGACGGTCGAGGTGCTGCGGTTCTATGTGGATCCCGGTAAGGCCGAACAGTTCACCAACCGGCTGGCGGACCTGGGCCGGGTGGCGGACCGGCAGAGCGATTCGCGCGACATCACCCGCCAGTTCGCCAGCACATTGGAGCAGTACCAGGAGCTTCTGGCCCAGCGGCCGCGGGTGACCGACCCGGGTGAGCTGGCCACCCTGGACGAGCGAATTGCCTCCCTGGAGCGATGGCTCACCGAGCACGACCGGGAAGCGGAAGAACACGTGGTGGTGCTGGTGCTGCAGCAGAATTAAAATTAAGGAGAAATTCGAAGGAGCCCCGAACGGGCTCCTTTTTGTTTGCTGCACCTTTTGTTTTCAGCGATAGGCTCGACCTCGTTTTGGGTGGGCTTAGTGTGCTAACGCAGGTCACCTGGGATAATGGTCCATTTGGCAAGATAATAACGAAGTTGCTGTTGTACGAAAGGCAGGCCGGTGGTATACTTGAAGTAAGAATATTATACATTCGGTAAGGAGGGGCTGTGTATGACCGCGCAGGTGGTGCGGGTAACGGCCAAAGGTCAACTGACCGTCCCGGTTTCAATCAGGCGTTCTCTGGGCATCCGGGAGGGCGACTACCTGGCGGTGTACCTGGATGGAGACGGTATCCGTCTGAAAAAGGTGGAAACCGTCCGCCCGCTCGACAAGGATGATCCCTTCTGGCGGCTGGTCGGGTCCGGAGCCAGCGGCCTCGGCGACGTGGCCGAGAATCACGACCGTTACCTGGCAGAGGGAGAGCGTGAACGGTGGAAAGAGTGATGGTGGATACCAGCGCCGTTTACGCCCTGCTGGACCGGTCGGACAAACGGCACGCGCAAGCCAAAAAGCTTTTGCACCATCTCCGGGTGACTTCGGCGCCGATTCTGCTCACCAACTTTGTGGTCGCCGAATGTCACGCCCTGATTGCCGGCAGGCTGGGACCGGACCTCGGCCGGGCATGGTTAAGGGGCCTGGTCTGGCCGGTGGAGCGGGTCACCGAAGAAGATGAGAACCGGGCCCGGGAAATCATACTCACCTACGAAGACAAATCCTTTTCCTATACCGACGCCACCACGTTCGCCTTGATGGAACGGCTGAACATCGGCACCGTTTTCGCGTTCGACATTCACTTCGCCCAGTTCGGGTTCCGCCTGCTGCGGGATTAACCCCGGTTTACCGGCGGCCGCTGCCGTTCTAGGGTGATGGAAGCGGTGATAACGATCCGTCCTGGTCCAGAAACGCGTAATAGGCCCCGGTATCGACAAATGCTTGTTTACCGGCTATAGAGATATTGGTCATGAGGGGCGATCCGGGCCAGGGAAATTATACTCACCTGCAGGGTGCGGCTGAAGAATTATAAGGTGGCGGCCGATCTGGCGCGGGAATTGTTTTCCGAAAAGGCAGCCAAGATGGTCTTTGTTTCTCCGGCCCATCATGCCCGGGAGGGCCCGAAAGGGGCTCTTTTTTGTTTTGCTTTACCGGCCGGCGGCGAGGAAGCGGTTTAGGGCCGCGGCCAGCTCGGCGCGGGTAACGGGGGCGGCGGGGGCGAAGCGCCCGTCCGGGCGGCCGCGGAAGATCCCGGCCTCGTAGGCGCGCGACACGGGGGCTTGCGCCCAGTCGGGCACCAGGGCCCAGTCGGCGTAGGGCGGCGGGGAATCCGGCGGCGGGTCCCGGAACTGCTCAAGCGCGCGCACGAGGACGGCGGCGGCCTCGGCCCGGGTGACGGGAGCCGCAGGGCGGAAGGTGCCGTCCGGGTAGCCGCTGACCAGACCGCGGTCGCGGGCGGCGGCGACCGAGGGCCGGGCCCAGTCCGGGACGGCGGCATCGTCGGCAAAGCCGGGGGCGGCGCCCGGTCTGGTGGGCCAGCCCAGGAGGCGCACCAGCACGGCGCTGAACTCGGCGCGGTTCACGGGGCGGTCCGGCCGGAAGGTGCCGTCCGGATAGCCGACCATCAGGTTCCGGGCGCTCAGGGCCTGGATGTCCCGCTCGGCCCAGGAGCCCCGGATGTCCGTCAGGACGCGCGCTTCCCGGAGCGGCGGGAAGGACACCGTCTGCCCGGTGACGGCGCCGCTCTGGCTGTCCACCGCCACCACCCGCAGGCTGGTTTCACCGGGCTGCCTCTGGACCGGGTAGGCGAAGCTCCTCTCCCGCAGGGGCACTTCCAAGCGGCTGCCGTCGGCGTGCACGAAATGCACCCGGTCGGCGCTGGTGCGCCCGCTCACCAGCAGGTAGCCGTTAAACGGCAGTCCGGAAGCGCTCAGCTCCGGAGCGGGTACGCCGGGAACCGACCGCGCCGCCACCTCGATCAGCACCTGCTCCGCCCCGGCCGGCAGGGCGGTGAACTCCACCCGTTCGCCGGGGCGCAGGCTCTCGGCGGTGACCGGGTAGCCGTTTTTGAGCACCGCGGTGCGCGGGTCCAGCCGGTACTCCTGTCCGTCGATGCGGACCAGCCGGCGGCCGGGGTCATACATTTCCAGGGTGCCCGCCCCTCGGACCGCCCGTTCGGCAACGTCGAAGCGCAGCGCCCGGCCGACCCGCCCCGGCTGGTGCGGGTGCCCCGCCGGGTCCAGGAGCACCCGCACCCAGAGACCGGGGGACAGCGCGGCGGCGTCCACCCGCAGGCCCCAGCGGAAGAACTGGGTGCCGGGCGTAAAGGTGATACTTCGAAACACGTCGTACTCGTCCATCAGGTAAGCCACGGTTTCGCCGGTGTACAGCACCTGGCCGTACAGCACCCGCGAGAACGCCTCCACCCCCAGCACTTCCCGCGAACCCGGCAGGAGCACCGCCAGGAGGCGGTCGCCCGGCCGCAAGGCTTCAAGAGGCACGGTCTCCCGGTCCCGGCGGATGGCGGCGCCGGGAAAGACTTTGAACTCGGTGCCGGTTTCCAGAGTCAGGCGCCGGCTTTCGGGGTCGACCGCGTGCAGCCCGCCAAAGGCGATCGGCCGGCGGGCGCTGATATACTGCACTTCCCCGGTGGTTGGCGACAGGACCAGGCGGACCGCCATGCCGGCCCGCAGTTCTCCCACCACAGCCGCGCCAGCCGCGCCGAAGGGCCGGTCGATCCAACAGCCGTCCACCACGACGTCGTCGATGGAAACGGCGGCCGCGGGGGAAATCCGCAGGGGCTCCTCGTCCCCGACCAGCCGGATCTTCCCGGCGGCGGCGTCAATCGCGGCCAGGAGTCCGTCCCGCTCCCGGTAGAAGGCCTCCACCCGCCACAGGGTCTGGGTGGACGGGTTGACGGCACCCGTGATTTCCACCCCCGGAGGCAGCGCTTCCGGGGTCCCCGGGGCGCCGTTGATCCAGACGGCGTTCCGGCCCTGCGGGGCCAGGAAGTAGCCGCCCTCCCGCTCCAGCGGATTGATGGCCGCGAACACGGTCTCCCCCTCGAAGTCCAGGGTTTTCACCGCCCCGGCGCGCCAGGTTGCGGACACGGCGTACGCAGCCCGGGGCGCCTCAGCGGAAGGTCCGAACAGATAGAGGTCGGCGCCGGGCAGAATGTCCTTTGCGGTGCCGCCGGCGCGCACCCCGTTCACCAGGTTTTTCGCCCCGGCGCGCGGGAGTTCGACCCGGCCGCCGCCGGCGGTCTCCAGCGCGTTTCCGTTCGCGCCAAGGGCCGTCTCCCGCACCGGAAGGCAGCCGAACACCAGGGCGAAGTCCTGGGCGGGCGCCGCCGTCCCGCGGCTCCAGGCAGCGTTTTCGGCGACGCGCGCCGCCCGGACGGTCACGGTGTAGGTCCCGGGCTGCGGCCGCGCGATGACCACCCGCTCGATGTTGTTCACGTCGTCGGACCGGCCGATGCCCGCGAAGTCGTTGCCGTGGAAAACCGTGCCGTCCGGCGAGGTGACCGTCAGGTCCAGGTTGTTCACCAGGGTGCGGGCCGCCCCCGGGGCGGCGGGCGGGTCGGTCCAGGCCAGGGTGGCCGAAAAGGGCGCGTCGGGGTGTTCGACCGCGAAGGTGCGGGAGACGGCCTCGCCCTCCGCCAGGCCGTTGTGGGCGTCGATGTGGTGGAAGGTTTTCTCGCGCAGGGCGAGGACGGTGGCGCCGAGGTCCAGGATGCCGAAGGTCTGCCTTGGCTCCGCCCCTTTTACGGGTCGGGCGCCGTTCACCAGGGCGGCGCGCAGGAGGGCCGCCGAGGGGCGGGCCAGGCGTTCCTCGACCCTGAAGTACTCGCGGAGCAGGACGGCGGACCCGCCGGCCGCGGCCGCGGCCATGCTGGTCCCCTCCATCCGCTGGTAGGCCGGGTGGGCCGGGTAGTTGTCGGCCACGAGCGCCGAGCGGGCCGAGATGACGGCGGTGCCGGGCGCGAGGAGGTCCGGCTTAATGCGCCCGTCGGCCGCCGGGCCGCGGCTGGAGAAGGCGGCCGCTTTATCGGCGGCCAGGCTGTCCGGGCCGTAGGCCGGGCGGGGGTTCTGAGACGCCCCGACCACCAGGGCGTTCTTGCTGTTTGCTTCCGGGGTGAGGGTGCCATGATGCGGGCCGGCGTTCCCGGCGCCGAACACGGGTAAAAAGTCGCGGTAGTAGTGCACGAAGCGGTCCACCTGGGCGCTGACACTCCGATAGGCGTTGGTCCGGCCGCCCCAGCCGTTCACGTGCACGCGGGCGCCGGCCTCGTAGGCCGGGCGGAAGAGCGACACCAGGTCGGCGGGCGGTTCGAGTTCGCCGGCCGGGTTTAGAAGGGCCTGGAAGTAGATGCTCGCTCCCGGGGCCACGCCGCGGTGTTTCCCGCCGGAGGCGGTGCCGGTCCCGGCCACCGTGGCCGCGACGTGGGTGCCGTGCCCGACCGGGTCGGCCGTGCCGCCGCCGGACCAGGAACGCAGGAGGACGACCTTGGGCATGCGGCCCGGGACGCTGGCGAGGTCGGGGTGGATCTCGTCGGTGCGGCCCCGGTCCAAGCCGCTGTCGGCCACGGCCACGATCTGGCCGGCCCCGGTTAGGCCAGACGGCGTGGCGAAGCCCGGCACGGTGAGAAAATCAGCCCCGATGACCGCGCGTACCCGGTCGTTCAGAAGGACAGGGGCTTCGTAAGGTTCAAGGGAAAAGACGTCCGGGCTGCCGGCGAGCGCCTCGGGCAGCGGGGTGGACAGGCTCACCCGCAGGACCCGGCCGTCCTCCTCGTCCAGGCCGCGCAGGACAGTGCCGCCGTGCGCGTGCACCAGGGCCGCCACCCGGTCCTTGGCGTCCGCCCGGAACAGGGTGACGTTGAGCACCAGGGGATCGCCACCGGACCCGTCTGCGGGCCGGCCCGCGTCCGCGGCCGCGGCGGCGGAGGCCGGCGGTGGGACCGTTTCAAGGACGGTGAGAGGGCCGGTGCGGCCGGTTTTGCCGGGTCTGGTCTCCGGGCCGGCCGCCGGGCCGAAGAGCCCGCCGCCCCCCGGCGCGAGCAGAAAAACCGTAATCAGCAACGCACTGAGCACGACAAGCGCGCCGAGCACGAACAGTTGCCTTTGCTTTTGCATGCGGCCTCCACTTTTTATTTAAGGAAGTCCGACATCAGGGCGGCCACCCGGGTTTATCGGGTTAGCCGAGTTTACAGGGTTATCCGGGTTACCCATCGTGCATGTTCGTCAACTGGCAGGTTCGCCGATATTCTACCACAGAATTACAGGTTCCGGCACGGTTTGCCCCTGGTAATATATAGACGGCCCAAAGATCGCTCCGGTTTTTCCTACCTGCCCCAACTCTTTACAAGCCTCCCAACCACCTGACGTACGCTCTTTGACCGCCCAGCAGGTTGACCAGCTTTTCGTCCGCCGTCCAATATTCGCAGACTTCCCCCGTTTTCTCGGCAACCACTTCGGCAACGGCCAGGAAAGCCGCATCGTAGAGGGTGGGC is drawn from Candidatus Desulforudis audaxviator MP104C and contains these coding sequences:
- a CDS encoding copper amine oxidase N-terminal domain-containing protein: MYKIRSKKLTILLTLIFVLSIMLPLAVPAGAATTYSALTAPSVPQTTAPGTTVDLGTIFIAIDALGVGTHSAVFRLPSSVTLPAVLATPSISPALAPPDTITVARLGNQEFRLDLTTSAASGLLTDVKITVPITGVTTAAASGDITCTITSLSGQLPDGSVVVGKAPSGQVSVSMVSTPTMGLAGRAVSINIQENIAGGLAVDAVNSLEFALPTGFDWSGASIINVATGLPPGVDGIGVSVVPGDTRKLRVVRTGVTAPRMFLRVTATITPSETLAKFGDVTATIGGASSTNVNSLLVAKYAEFGVSVSAKTVEDALAGRAAQKIGDFYVKEAVPGSLIAGRSITFKLPDNAVWNTNPTVVVEKGDITLGALVAVDTRTLRVPITAGSSATAAEILLRDGRVTLAADTVGDLNLEFSGQSGATGTLKVANVLAPVTVSAATPDVIIGQKNQAAGNFTIVESRKGAIDRTPRMLTVAGPNGVSFAKVPKVEVTSGDLRIDSVTVTGGELRIVIRSDSTVASTIAVSDVAITVDRTVPVGPIVFDVNGDAINQTATTFPAAGCVAKVALANVVTPAPAETKRTAAFVIGSTTYTVGGVEATMDVAPYVKDGRTYLPIRFAGQALGVAEENIFWDNATRTATLIKGDRVVQFTVGQKAVVINGARVAIDVAPEITNKRTMLPFRHIATAFGASVLWDATTQTVTMEL
- a CDS encoding ribbon-helix-helix domain-containing protein; protein product: MKSITVKLDEATFRQLQEAAEAGGIKNQSELVRRALKTYLARESLAARKQAVADYAADAGAQQEAVGLAETGLDDLKDYLEQIEEGDA
- a CDS encoding TolC family protein, whose amino-acid sequence is MRRVLVLLFTVIAATWMFLVPAGWAKEPATPELTLNEAVTLAIRQSAALKKAGLDVDKAEELRRQAADQLTFTPVRGGSYDPRVEIAWYSLLSADLNWQMSKRTQNVEEDRLVLSTCRKYWDVLKAKEKVRAAEAGVRKAELALRKTRALARVGMSAPGMSPQVALAGAEAALAGARTGLAAARNELDAAYEGLNQLTGFWPQYRPVLVDSVEFRPVEVDNLDVHVQRVLESSPAVWLANEGVTLAKYAQELMWARGQYTPYKVRQIEVEQAELDAVSARDAVRLATRELYYSLRSLEAAHAAALEQVKAAQEALRVTLLAREVGMATAADVAEREAALAEAEQELFDLACQHAYLKLAFQKPWAVSAGGTGSR
- a CDS encoding type II toxin-antitoxin system VapC family toxin; its protein translation is MRQIFVDTSFWYAHAFAGDAHHREAAAFLSHVPAPLVTSNFVFDELMTILRYDFGHHVAVKYGKHLRESKICTLVRLNAEDEETAWALFLKYSDQNFRFTDCTSFALMRRLGINEAAAFDGHFDAAGFTRLPAVPLRKKPPK
- a CDS encoding type II toxin-antitoxin system VapC family toxin; this translates as MERVMVDTSAVYALLDRSDKRHAQAKKLLHHLRVTSAPILLTNFVVAECHALIAGRLGPDLGRAWLRGLVWPVERVTEEDENRAREIILTYEDKSFSYTDATTFALMERLNIGTVFAFDIHFAQFGFRLLRD
- a CDS encoding sigma-70 family RNA polymerase sigma factor — its product is MDDVKTLVRRSQAGDTAAFEELVRLYQDKIYALACHLAGNQADAEDLAQEAFVKAYYALKGFRNEADFGTWLHRITVNQWINLKRRERPTLSLDEPVQTGDGEVQRELAAASAEPQEALERKEFQRFVRRALGEISREHRVVLVLREMHDYSYEEIARVLDCSLGTVKSRISRARTALKERVGALAREAGVALPVERERRGGDER
- a CDS encoding AbrB/MazE/SpoVT family DNA-binding domain-containing protein; the encoded protein is MTAQVVRVTAKGQLTVPVSIRRSLGIREGDYLAVYLDGDGIRLKKVETVRPLDKDDPFWRLVGSGASGLGDVAENHDRYLAEGERERWKE
- a CDS encoding type II toxin-antitoxin system PemK/MazF family toxin codes for the protein MHRPVRRGDIYRIALGDTKGHKTRGSHYAVVVQADLYNVLSTALVVPLSSSVKRPAPFHVPLQVLGKRTYALVEQLRAVDVNRRLKEHITSIIDSGIARRLPLAVIGRVAPPRADICGYFSSVPAGGRWK
- a CDS encoding zf-HC2 domain-containing protein; amino-acid sequence: MKCLEARQLFSAHLDGELAPAEGELLRAHLAECGACAADFELERAVSLVLRESAVADPLTRQSGYPRVPRAPEGFARGVTAAIEKRRRGRAVGWFGGWRPALAAAAASLLIAAGALGYGAQQWLARGPVIAQHDLPGAVGEVTAPAGDVPAAPVTESPGGTGQGGETPGVAPAGERAGPGQAPVTKPDAAPETRPDREPGRTQVAVAPVEQKVFLNKPRSIESTLIKLNVDHPAQVRNQALLVAGDAGAALQSQAAQSGTVEVLRFYVDPGKAEQFTNRLADLGRVADRQSDSRDITRQFASTLEQYQELLAQRPRVTDPGELATLDERIASLERWLTEHDREAEEHVVVLVLQQN